A portion of the Mesobacillus sp. AQ2 genome contains these proteins:
- a CDS encoding MEDS domain-containing protein, translating into MHNKILNLISSAEETGAHIFYSFRDDHKYISNLFVYLNAAIALGNHVMIIENDRFMPEIQKRIKSEFDETQRDMIHTLNNYDFYCYRGNFHKETILSYLENMIEPFLEKNIPIQTWAHVEWRDQDEIFQNLGEYEREADIMLKDTKLITICAYDFERVPDSLEKILMDCHDYHMTDDNIDLIERKSSIN; encoded by the coding sequence ATGCACAATAAAATCCTAAACCTGATTTCATCAGCGGAAGAAACCGGTGCCCATATCTTTTATTCATTCAGGGATGATCATAAATATATTAGTAATCTTTTTGTCTATTTAAATGCTGCGATTGCACTTGGCAACCATGTCATGATTATTGAAAATGACCGGTTTATGCCTGAAATCCAGAAAAGGATCAAATCTGAATTTGATGAGACGCAGAGAGATATGATCCATACCCTTAATAATTACGATTTCTACTGCTATCGAGGCAACTTCCATAAAGAAACGATTTTAAGTTATCTGGAAAATATGATTGAACCATTCCTGGAAAAAAATATTCCCATCCAGACTTGGGCCCATGTAGAATGGAGAGATCAGGATGAAATCTTCCAGAATCTTGGCGAATATGAAAGAGAAGCTGATATCATGCTTAAGGATACAAAGCTGATTACAATCTGCGCCTATGATTTCGAGAGGGTACCAGACTCACTTGAAAAGATACTTATGGATTGCCATGATTATCATATGACCGATGACAACATAGACCTTATAGAACGTAAAAGCAGTATAAACTAA
- a CDS encoding nitronate monooxygenase, giving the protein MSKVVPESWWDQLTVPAIAAPMFLVSGPDLVSACCKNGVIGSFPAPNARPIEVLDEWMGKLNEDLADVRTHEPERKIAPWAMNMVVHSTYSRLDEELALLKKHKPQLVITSLGSPRKVVEIVHEYGGLVFSDVSDVKFARKAAETGVDGLILVANGAGGHAGELNSFAFVDSVRTFWDGIIVLAGSITTGKSILAAQAAGADLAYMGTRFIVAEESMANDEYKKMVVDATQEDLILTDAFSGVKANMLMPSIVKAGLNPETLKKKESVNFDSMQRETNAKAWKDIWSAGQGVGAINEIQPASEIIKQLEAEYKEALSSLNGKAVKLAANAVK; this is encoded by the coding sequence ATGAGTAAAGTGGTTCCTGAAAGCTGGTGGGATCAACTGACAGTACCAGCTATAGCAGCACCGATGTTCCTTGTTTCCGGGCCTGACCTTGTGAGCGCATGCTGCAAAAACGGAGTGATTGGATCGTTTCCAGCCCCTAATGCCAGGCCAATCGAGGTACTTGATGAGTGGATGGGCAAGCTGAATGAAGATTTAGCAGATGTGAGAACTCATGAACCCGAACGGAAAATCGCACCATGGGCAATGAATATGGTCGTGCATAGTACATACAGCCGTCTTGACGAAGAGCTTGCATTATTAAAAAAGCATAAGCCGCAGCTCGTCATCACCTCTCTGGGAAGCCCAAGGAAAGTAGTGGAAATTGTCCACGAATATGGCGGATTAGTGTTTTCTGATGTGAGTGATGTGAAGTTTGCCAGGAAAGCGGCAGAGACCGGAGTAGATGGCCTCATTCTTGTTGCCAATGGGGCTGGAGGGCATGCTGGAGAATTGAACAGCTTTGCTTTTGTGGATTCTGTCAGGACCTTCTGGGATGGAATCATTGTGCTGGCTGGATCTATTACTACAGGAAAATCGATCCTTGCTGCCCAGGCCGCAGGAGCGGATCTTGCCTATATGGGAACAAGATTCATTGTAGCAGAGGAAAGTATGGCAAATGACGAATACAAGAAGATGGTAGTTGACGCAACACAAGAAGACCTTATCCTTACAGATGCTTTTTCAGGTGTAAAGGCCAACATGCTAATGCCAAGCATTGTGAAAGCTGGATTAAATCCAGAAACACTTAAGAAAAAGGAAAGTGTCAATTTTGATTCCATGCAGAGGGAGACCAATGCCAAGGCGTGGAAAGACATTTGGTCAGCGGGGCAGGGAGTTGGGGCCATCAATGAAATTCAGCCTGCATCTGAGATTATCAAACAATTAGAAGCTGAATATAAAGAGGCTTTATCTAGTCTTAATGGAAAAGCGGTCAAATTGGCAGCCAATGCTGTAAAATAA
- a CDS encoding glycerol-3-phosphate acyltransferase: MAIITFFVCSYLLGSLMAGFVVVKLLGKKDIRTEGSRNVGARNAGRVNGKLSFILTFIGDALKGALVIIAGHYFGFSSDLVLGGLGFAILGHVKPITLKFKGGMGISTFIGGMIAFEPFTALVIIGGFLLLYPFLKSFTFAGLGSFLLIPISFYFLGTDTAVIMISGFLVMAIIYIHREDILERLR; this comes from the coding sequence TTGGCTATAATTACTTTTTTTGTATGTTCATACTTGCTGGGAAGCTTGATGGCAGGATTTGTTGTAGTAAAGCTGCTGGGAAAAAAGGATATAAGGACTGAAGGCAGCCGAAATGTAGGGGCACGCAATGCCGGCCGGGTAAATGGGAAGTTGTCATTCATCTTAACATTTATTGGAGATGCCCTAAAAGGGGCGCTTGTCATTATCGCAGGCCATTACTTTGGATTTTCATCAGATTTAGTACTCGGAGGGTTAGGATTTGCAATCTTAGGCCATGTAAAACCCATTACTTTGAAATTTAAAGGCGGGATGGGAATCTCCACTTTCATCGGCGGGATGATCGCTTTTGAACCGTTTACTGCACTGGTCATCATCGGCGGCTTCCTATTACTCTATCCGTTTTTAAAAAGTTTTACGTTTGCCGGACTTGGTTCTTTTCTATTGATCCCAATCAGCTTTTATTTTCTTGGAACAGACACTGCAGTTATCATGATTAGCGGATTTCTCGTAATGGCAATCATTTATATTCACCGCGAAGATATCCTTGAGAGACTAAGGTAA
- a CDS encoding MFS transporter — MQSPSEQALRNEKNSILNGVASTIVTSMSNNYFALFAIGVLGATNYQVGLISSLPQIVGMFAMILGTAIMSRLQEKKRFTGLSILFTRFFLLAMFLVIYLPQEYRAWTFVILIGLMNLPGSFAMLSWQSFIGDLISDSRRSGFFSERNRILTIAGMFTTLMIGIGLQWFDKANPMPYQILFVLAFFFGVVEVFYLNKHIEPKKEVKKELKRVNFGWDAYKHKPFIYFLICGLFFNFAWQLAWPLFNIYNIKIAHMSGFWISIITVANQVGQIISFKWWGRMADKHSNAKMLAFTAAGMATAPFLTILSTNMYYLTFVNFTSGLFVSGTVLLLFNQLLEVTLEENRSSFIAQYNIILAIIGFVAPQVGVFLLQFSSINTAMNLAAGMRLVSGAVFLVFYYYMRKQQYFRGTLVSVQKS; from the coding sequence ATGCAAAGTCCTTCTGAACAGGCACTCCGGAATGAAAAAAATAGTATCTTAAATGGTGTTGCTTCAACAATTGTAACCAGCATGAGCAATAATTATTTTGCTCTTTTCGCGATCGGTGTCCTTGGTGCAACGAATTACCAAGTAGGTTTAATTAGTTCGCTTCCGCAAATCGTAGGGATGTTCGCCATGATCCTCGGGACTGCAATCATGAGCCGGCTTCAGGAAAAGAAGAGGTTCACTGGCCTTTCAATCTTATTTACTCGCTTCTTTTTGCTTGCGATGTTCCTTGTCATTTACCTGCCTCAGGAGTACAGGGCATGGACGTTTGTTATTTTAATCGGCCTTATGAATCTTCCTGGTTCATTTGCGATGCTCAGTTGGCAGTCATTTATTGGCGATCTTATTTCTGATAGCAGGAGGAGCGGTTTTTTCAGTGAGAGGAACAGGATTCTGACCATTGCTGGCATGTTCACCACATTGATGATTGGTATTGGGCTTCAGTGGTTTGACAAAGCGAATCCTATGCCATATCAGATACTGTTTGTTCTGGCATTCTTCTTCGGTGTCGTGGAAGTGTTTTATTTGAATAAACATATAGAACCTAAAAAAGAAGTGAAAAAAGAATTGAAACGGGTGAATTTCGGCTGGGACGCTTATAAACATAAACCATTCATCTATTTTCTGATCTGCGGATTATTCTTCAACTTTGCCTGGCAGCTGGCTTGGCCGCTGTTCAATATTTATAATATTAAAATTGCGCATATGTCTGGGTTTTGGATCAGCATTATCACAGTGGCGAACCAGGTAGGACAAATCATCAGCTTCAAATGGTGGGGTAGGATGGCTGATAAGCACAGCAATGCCAAAATGCTTGCATTTACAGCGGCAGGCATGGCGACCGCACCTTTTTTAACGATCCTTTCGACGAATATGTACTATTTGACATTTGTGAATTTCACTTCAGGCTTGTTTGTTTCCGGAACTGTGCTTTTGCTATTCAATCAACTTCTTGAAGTTACATTGGAGGAAAATCGCAGCAGCTTCATTGCGCAATATAATATCATTTTAGCTATTATCGGTTTTGTCGCTCCGCAAGTTGGGGTATTTTTGCTGCAGTTTAGTTCAATCAATACTGCTATGAATCTTGCTGCCGGTATGCGTCTAGTCAGCGGTGCTGTTTTTTTAGTCTTCTACTATTATATGAGGAAGCAGCAATACTTCAGGGGCACTCTCGTGTCTGTTCAGAAATCTTAG
- a CDS encoding group-specific protein encodes MGECKIDHSKEDVQKKYESQKEFLPQEIQASFSNFLEEEHTQDILNEVFHLLKKYDLANEKEKEERNNRLKLVLNNV; translated from the coding sequence ATGGGAGAATGCAAAATTGACCATAGCAAGGAAGATGTCCAAAAAAAGTACGAGTCACAGAAGGAGTTCCTGCCGCAGGAAATCCAAGCCTCATTCAGCAATTTTCTGGAGGAAGAACATACCCAGGATATCCTGAACGAAGTGTTCCATCTCCTTAAAAAGTATGACCTTGCGAACGAAAAAGAAAAAGAAGAGCGTAACAACAGATTGAAATTGGTCTTGAATAACGTTTAA
- a CDS encoding ZIP family metal transporter yields MAEAFLGMVISAMATGLGAIPVLFLNNVSSRVKSLLLGYASGIMMAATTFSLIPESLKASNIWVLSVGMLLGTFVLNFINSKSEDLDTSDIKFLSGVDRKTLLIVTAITLHNLPEGLSVGVSYGSGEDNLGAIIAFAIGLQNAPEGFLVGIYLIHQNMSKLKSLLIATFTGAVEIVTAVIGYFLAADVDGLVPYGLSFAAGAMLFVIYKELIPESQEKHIKFPTYSFILGLISMLYLTIKFG; encoded by the coding sequence ATGGCTGAAGCTTTTTTGGGCATGGTCATCTCCGCGATGGCAACGGGTTTGGGAGCAATACCAGTTTTATTCTTAAATAATGTCTCTTCCAGAGTGAAGTCACTTCTTCTTGGTTATGCATCAGGCATTATGATGGCAGCGACAACATTCAGCTTGATACCCGAGTCTTTAAAAGCATCGAATATCTGGGTGTTAAGCGTTGGTATGCTGCTAGGGACATTTGTTCTGAATTTCATCAACTCAAAATCGGAAGATCTTGATACTAGTGACATTAAATTTTTATCAGGTGTTGATCGTAAAACATTATTGATTGTTACGGCGATCACACTTCATAACTTGCCCGAAGGTTTATCAGTCGGTGTCAGTTACGGATCCGGTGAGGATAATCTTGGTGCTATCATAGCCTTTGCTATTGGCCTGCAGAATGCACCTGAGGGATTCCTCGTAGGGATCTATTTAATACATCAGAATATGTCGAAACTGAAATCGCTTTTAATTGCTACCTTTACAGGGGCTGTAGAAATTGTAACAGCGGTAATCGGGTATTTTCTTGCAGCAGATGTTGATGGGCTGGTACCATACGGTTTAAGTTTTGCAGCTGGGGCGATGCTTTTTGTTATATATAAGGAACTGATACCAGAAAGCCAGGAGAAGCATATAAAGTTTCCAACATATTCTTTTATCCTCGGATTGATTTCAATGCTGTATCTAACGATTAAATTTGGATGA
- a CDS encoding VOC family protein, producing MLHHVEINVTDLNQTIAFWDWFLSELGYEVHQKWDRGISWKYQSTYLVFVQTEDQFIKSGYHRSRVGLNHLAFHASSREQVNWMTEKLKEKNIPILYQDRHPFAGGNGHYAVFFEDPDRIKVELVAP from the coding sequence ATGTTGCATCATGTCGAAATCAATGTAACGGACCTTAATCAAACAATTGCGTTTTGGGACTGGTTTTTAAGCGAATTAGGATACGAAGTCCATCAAAAATGGGATCGGGGAATCAGCTGGAAATACCAGTCGACTTATCTGGTCTTTGTACAGACAGAGGATCAATTTATTAAATCAGGTTATCATCGTTCCAGAGTAGGCCTGAACCATCTTGCTTTCCATGCAAGTTCAAGGGAACAAGTAAATTGGATGACAGAGAAGCTCAAGGAAAAAAACATCCCAATCCTATATCAAGACAGGCACCCTTTTGCTGGTGGGAATGGACATTATGCAGTCTTTTTCGAAGATCCAGATCGGATAAAAGTAGAATTAGTCGCACCATGA
- a CDS encoding CBO0543 family protein, which translates to MYLVVTVAIFLILGYFVVDWKRWRDFYPTIQYYIICNLMYNFIFFNHTLWAYNPRTPWLNHTVIDLVFSLIIIPIIIMIYLEHIPAVFIKKLLYWTGWVVLFTVIEYFFQKMDLFIYRNGWKIMDSALFNGIMFTVLWVHYKRPLAGILISIPIIILLLYFHHPTFMDLK; encoded by the coding sequence ATGTATCTGGTTGTAACCGTAGCTATATTCCTTATTTTAGGCTATTTTGTCGTTGACTGGAAACGTTGGCGGGATTTCTATCCGACAATACAATATTATATAATATGCAATTTAATGTATAACTTTATTTTCTTTAACCATACCTTGTGGGCATACAATCCAAGGACTCCATGGCTGAATCACACGGTTATAGATTTGGTTTTCAGTTTAATCATCATCCCGATCATCATTATGATCTATCTGGAACATATCCCTGCGGTATTTATAAAGAAACTGCTTTATTGGACAGGATGGGTTGTGCTGTTTACTGTCATCGAGTATTTTTTTCAGAAAATGGACTTATTTATTTATCGTAATGGATGGAAAATCATGGATTCAGCACTCTTCAACGGGATAATGTTCACTGTGCTTTGGGTTCATTATAAACGTCCTTTAGCAGGCATATTGATCTCGATTCCCATCATTATCCTTCTGCTCTATTTCCACCACCCAACATTCATGGATTTAAAATAA
- the corA gene encoding magnesium/cobalt transporter CorA has product MIRTISVSHSDQIQTGRSIEKILSENDKWYWIDFNAPTEEEIEFLREPLKFHPLSIEDCIHTLQRPKLDYYDDYHFFVFQALNPETMHKEEVDLFLGPNYIITFHSDNTREVEDVWMRLELSKTPAEWNPSIVLYHVLDKIVDNYFPHVYRIEDLLNEIDENSADRSMEELLEDLFDTRHELLSLRHTITPMRDLAYRMINSHRLSGVLEQKEYFADIHDHLLRLAEKVEASRELTTDIRDSYLSMNAHETNRVMKVLTVITTIFMPLTFIAGIYGMNFEKMPELSWKFGYFGALFAMFIIGIAMFLWFRKKGWFK; this is encoded by the coding sequence ATGATACGTACAATTTCTGTTAGTCATTCTGACCAGATTCAAACTGGCCGAAGTATAGAGAAAATTTTATCAGAAAATGACAAATGGTATTGGATTGATTTCAATGCACCGACAGAAGAAGAAATTGAATTTTTAAGAGAGCCTCTTAAATTCCATCCATTATCGATTGAAGATTGTATCCATACCTTGCAAAGACCTAAACTGGATTACTATGATGATTATCATTTTTTTGTTTTTCAGGCATTGAATCCAGAAACCATGCACAAGGAAGAGGTCGACCTATTCTTGGGCCCCAACTATATCATCACTTTCCATAGTGACAACACACGTGAAGTTGAAGATGTCTGGATGAGATTGGAGCTTTCCAAGACACCAGCAGAATGGAATCCCTCTATTGTCCTTTATCATGTTTTGGATAAAATAGTTGATAACTATTTTCCGCATGTCTATCGCATCGAGGATTTGTTGAACGAAATAGACGAAAATTCAGCAGACCGGTCAATGGAAGAATTGCTCGAGGACCTATTCGACACAAGGCATGAGCTCCTATCACTCCGTCATACCATCACCCCTATGAGAGATCTGGCATACAGAATGATCAACTCTCATCGTCTCTCTGGTGTTCTTGAGCAAAAAGAATATTTTGCGGACATCCATGACCATTTATTAAGATTGGCTGAAAAGGTTGAAGCCAGCCGTGAGTTGACAACAGATATTCGTGATAGCTATTTATCGATGAACGCTCATGAAACGAACCGGGTGATGAAAGTACTCACTGTGATCACAACCATTTTCATGCCTCTTACCTTCATAGCCGGAATTTACGGAATGAACTTTGAGAAAATGCCAGAACTTTCTTGGAAGTTCGGTTATTTTGGAGCTTTATTCGCCATGTTCATCATTGGAATAGCCATGTTTCTCTGGTTCAGAAAAAAAGGCTGGTTTAAATAA
- a CDS encoding stage II sporulation protein P, which translates to MTEIFVKIYRKILMIFLILISTISLFLAAGLLSSSNISFFKFKVNGDIGAEVFLRIIGYENPLIGHALTGANTDYPIFSTCFKLLTNIETNDIRSLIRSELPGFMAFDSNFIIAEEGVDFTDIPIESAPPIDVLLQERNMAANELKELNSGKVYSGSSPSEKSVFIYHTHSWESYLPLLGMEGAENENEAVDGKTNITIVGELLGQELEKRGVGASVDKTNIGQELDKKGWLSYKSYEISRSLVQKAMAGNQKLDYFIDLHRDSVRKDSTTTVINNQPYARIVFVIGEENKNFQKNLKFANKLHKILNKQYPGISKGVLPKKGIGVDGIYNQDLNANSLVVEVGGVDNNMKELKNTVEALAEAISQIYWKAEEVNG; encoded by the coding sequence ATGACTGAAATTTTTGTTAAAATATACAGAAAAATTTTGATGATTTTCCTCATTTTGATCAGCACAATAAGTTTGTTCCTGGCAGCAGGACTTCTTTCTTCTTCGAATATCAGCTTTTTTAAGTTCAAAGTCAACGGTGATATAGGTGCTGAGGTTTTCCTGCGTATCATCGGTTATGAGAATCCGCTTATAGGACATGCTTTAACGGGTGCAAATACTGATTACCCAATTTTTTCCACATGTTTCAAATTGCTTACAAATATTGAGACGAATGATATCAGGAGCCTGATTAGGAGTGAACTGCCAGGTTTCATGGCCTTTGATTCAAATTTCATCATCGCTGAAGAGGGTGTGGATTTTACGGATATACCGATTGAATCGGCTCCGCCTATTGATGTGCTTTTGCAGGAAAGGAATATGGCAGCGAATGAGCTGAAGGAGCTTAATAGTGGGAAGGTATATTCTGGGTCTTCACCATCAGAAAAATCTGTTTTCATTTATCATACCCATAGTTGGGAATCTTACCTGCCATTGCTTGGCATGGAGGGTGCGGAGAATGAAAACGAAGCGGTGGATGGGAAGACCAACATTACCATTGTGGGTGAACTGCTCGGACAGGAATTGGAAAAGCGCGGTGTTGGAGCGAGCGTGGATAAGACCAATATTGGCCAGGAGTTGGATAAAAAGGGCTGGCTCAGTTATAAATCTTATGAGATTTCACGTTCGCTGGTCCAAAAGGCGATGGCGGGGAATCAAAAATTGGATTATTTCATAGACCTGCACCGAGATTCAGTCAGAAAGGATTCAACCACTACTGTTATAAATAATCAACCATATGCGAGGATTGTCTTTGTCATTGGTGAGGAAAATAAGAACTTCCAAAAAAACCTCAAGTTTGCGAATAAGCTTCATAAAATCCTTAATAAGCAATATCCAGGCATAAGCAAGGGGGTCCTCCCTAAAAAAGGTATTGGTGTTGATGGGATCTATAATCAGGATTTGAATGCCAATTCTCTGGTAGTGGAAGTTGGCGGTGTCGATAATAATATGAAAGAATTAAAAAATACAGTGGAAGCATTGGCCGAAGCCATCAGCCAAATTTATTGGAAGGCGGAAGAGGTTAATGGCTGA
- a CDS encoding magnesium transporter CorA family protein produces the protein MLEIYKSNEDRCLTRVGEISKGCWINMVHPSEDEITRVAGETGIAVDFIRDALDDEERPRIDKEDGNVYIIVDYPYITHDESGFPIYETIPVGIIQTSSCIITVSLKETPVLEEFRNNRVKEFYTFKKTRFALQILYVISIYYLRYLKQINKKTNEIERELHQSMKNKELYAFLALEKSLVYFTTSLKSNKVVLAKIMRFNYLKMYEEDKDLLEDVIIENTQAIEMAETYSSILSGMMDAFASIISNNLNMVMKFLTSITIILSFPTMVASFYGMNVELPFQHNPYAFFLAISMAVLLAGITAFIFWKKRYF, from the coding sequence ATGTTAGAAATCTACAAAAGCAATGAAGATAGATGTTTAACACGTGTTGGAGAAATTTCAAAAGGCTGCTGGATCAATATGGTGCATCCTTCTGAGGATGAAATTACGAGAGTGGCCGGTGAAACGGGGATAGCGGTTGATTTTATCAGGGACGCCCTTGATGACGAAGAACGCCCTCGTATTGATAAGGAAGATGGCAATGTATATATTATTGTCGACTATCCATATATTACCCATGATGAGTCGGGTTTTCCAATTTATGAAACGATTCCTGTAGGAATTATCCAGACATCCAGCTGTATTATTACTGTTTCTTTAAAAGAGACACCAGTACTTGAGGAATTCCGCAATAACCGGGTAAAAGAATTCTATACATTCAAAAAAACCAGGTTTGCTCTGCAGATCCTTTACGTTATTTCAATTTACTATTTGCGTTATTTGAAACAGATTAATAAAAAGACGAATGAAATCGAGCGGGAACTGCACCAATCCATGAAAAACAAGGAATTATATGCCTTCCTTGCTCTCGAGAAGAGTCTGGTATACTTCACTACTTCATTGAAATCCAACAAGGTAGTGCTTGCAAAAATCATGCGCTTTAATTATTTGAAAATGTATGAAGAAGACAAGGATTTACTTGAGGATGTCATCATCGAAAATACGCAAGCAATTGAAATGGCTGAAACATACAGCTCCATTTTAAGCGGAATGATGGATGCTTTTGCCTCTATCATTTCAAATAATCTTAATATGGTGATGAAGTTTTTGACATCCATTACCATCATCCTGTCATTCCCAACAATGGTGGCAAGCTTTTATGGTATGAACGTTGAACTGCCTTTCCAGCACAATCCATATGCCTTCTTCCTGGCCATCAGCATGGCCGTGCTCCTGGCGGGGATCACTGCCTTCATTTTCTGGAAAAAAAGATATTTTTAA
- a CDS encoding PBP1A family penicillin-binding protein — protein MQLLQRLWEAIVRFWKRRHLTQILLLILLIFILLSILWFAFIASRANVQTLKDGLSQATTIYDQNGEEASKLATNRTGGVPIEDMPEHVPNAVVAIEDERFYEHHGFDIKGIARAFFGNLFAGQITGGGSTLTQQLTKNALLSSERTYKRKVEELFLAVELEKVYEKDEIIEMYLNQVYFGSGAFGINNASKKYFAKDIQDVTISEAALLAGLLKAPSALDPYNNYDAAIKRRNVVLAKMNELGMITDSEFKTAKSEEIQLEDGGGSLADRKYPSYVDAVLDEATSKYGLTQDEIMTRGYRIYTELDQNIQSGLEKVYRQDYLFPDRTSDVLVQSGSVLLDPKSGGVRALVGGRGDKVFRGFNRATHLRAQPGSTMKPLAVYTPALEEGYEYDSMLIDKKMSFKNYSPKNFSDTYKGEVPMYEAIENSINLPAVWLLNEIGLNKGIDAVRRFGIKVEKEDQNLALALGGMHNGVSPLKMAEAYSAFPNGGKRQDGHLITKIVGPTGKVIAEHDGSTTRVTSKSVANKMTSMLLNVVESGTGKGTYIKGVDLAGKTGSTQLPYADINGTKDQWFVGYTPNIVGAVWLGYDQTDRKHYLSSSSSKDVVPLFRAIMEETLPHVEHEEFAVKSINESNTGDIDYKQTEKAIKDKADKLEEELKVRAGKVEEKLKEEAPKWKKVFEQMQEDAGKVGDKVIDKLREWKGQ, from the coding sequence ATGCAATTGTTGCAACGACTCTGGGAGGCTATTGTCCGATTCTGGAAAAGACGCCACCTGACACAAATTTTGTTATTGATCTTATTGATTTTTATATTGCTGTCCATCCTTTGGTTTGCTTTTATTGCCAGCAGGGCCAATGTCCAGACGTTAAAGGATGGTTTAAGCCAGGCAACCACAATCTATGACCAAAATGGAGAGGAAGCCAGCAAACTTGCGACAAACCGTACTGGCGGGGTGCCGATTGAAGATATGCCAGAGCATGTGCCGAATGCGGTAGTCGCCATTGAAGATGAGCGATTTTACGAACATCATGGTTTTGATATCAAGGGAATTGCGCGTGCATTCTTCGGAAACCTGTTTGCAGGACAGATTACCGGTGGCGGAAGTACGCTGACCCAGCAGCTGACGAAAAATGCCCTGCTTTCTTCTGAACGGACTTATAAACGTAAAGTGGAAGAACTTTTTCTAGCCGTAGAACTTGAAAAGGTCTATGAAAAAGATGAAATTATTGAAATGTACCTAAATCAGGTTTATTTCGGCAGTGGTGCATTCGGAATCAATAATGCCAGCAAGAAGTATTTTGCCAAGGATATTCAGGATGTGACGATTAGTGAAGCGGCACTGCTCGCCGGCTTGCTTAAAGCTCCTTCCGCTCTTGATCCCTATAATAATTACGATGCTGCTATCAAGCGTCGGAATGTGGTTCTTGCAAAAATGAACGAATTAGGGATGATTACTGATTCGGAGTTTAAGACAGCAAAGTCTGAAGAGATACAATTAGAAGACGGCGGCGGTTCACTTGCAGATCGGAAATATCCTTCCTATGTAGATGCCGTATTGGATGAAGCTACTAGCAAATACGGATTGACACAGGATGAAATCATGACAAGAGGCTACCGGATTTACACAGAACTGGACCAGAATATCCAATCCGGCTTAGAGAAGGTATACCGGCAGGATTATCTGTTCCCTGATCGGACGAGTGATGTATTGGTACAAAGCGGATCTGTGCTTCTAGACCCTAAAAGCGGCGGAGTCCGAGCCCTGGTCGGCGGCCGCGGCGATAAGGTCTTCCGTGGCTTCAACCGGGCGACACATTTAAGGGCCCAGCCAGGCTCGACCATGAAGCCGCTGGCTGTTTACACACCAGCTCTAGAAGAAGGATATGAGTATGATTCGATGCTGATTGACAAAAAAATGAGCTTTAAAAACTACAGTCCGAAAAACTTCTCAGATACCTACAAGGGAGAAGTGCCAATGTATGAGGCAATTGAAAATTCAATAAACCTCCCTGCTGTCTGGCTATTGAATGAAATTGGCTTGAATAAAGGTATTGATGCTGTCAGGAGGTTTGGCATCAAGGTCGAGAAAGAAGACCAGAATCTGGCTCTGGCTTTAGGCGGGATGCATAATGGAGTTTCACCCCTTAAGATGGCCGAAGCCTACTCTGCCTTTCCAAACGGCGGTAAACGCCAAGATGGACACCTGATTACGAAAATCGTCGGTCCTACGGGAAAAGTAATAGCCGAGCATGATGGCTCCACCACTCGTGTAACCTCTAAGTCGGTGGCCAATAAAATGACATCCATGCTGTTGAATGTAGTGGAATCTGGTACTGGAAAAGGAACCTATATAAAAGGAGTCGACCTTGCCGGAAAAACTGGTTCAACACAGCTGCCGTATGCTGATATCAATGGGACGAAGGACCAATGGTTTGTTGGATACACCCCCAATATCGTAGGTGCTGTCTGGCTCGGATATGATCAAACAGACCGAAAGCATTATTTATCCAGCAGTAGCTCGAAGGATGTGGTTCCTTTATTCAGGGCCATTATGGAAGAAACTTTGCCACATGTTGAACATGAGGAATTCGCAGTCAAATCAATCAATGAAAGCAACACTGGAGACATTGACTATAAACAAACCGAAAAGGCAATCAAGGATAAAGCAGATAAATTAGAAGAAGAATTAAAAGTCCGCGCTGGTAAGGTTGAAGAAAAATTAAAAGAGGAAGCTCCGAAGTGGAAAAAGGTTTTTGAACAGATGCAGGAGGATGCAGGTAAAGTCGGCGATAAAGTCATTGATAAGCTACGTGAATGGAAAGGACAGTAA